Part of the Triplophysa rosa linkage group LG21, Trosa_1v2, whole genome shotgun sequence genome is shown below.
AGCTGCTCTTTTGCTAGCTGATCACTCTCTATCGATTCACTAACCCAACAAGTAGTGAAATCGTTTTTCTGAATCACACATTCTCTTTTGCTCTTAAATGTGATCTGTTCAACTATCTGTTTTTTCATTCGTCCACCCATCCATGTCaaaatatacactgtatatCCATATTGCATGTACATGTTTATAGCAAATGAGAGCTCGTCCTTTTTTTATCCAAAAACATGCCTGAGTGTGAACAGCAAAGTCTGCAAGGACATTCAGTTAAATATTGATTATATATAAAGGCTTGGTTTGATTGctgatacatttatatatacctCAGTAATCAATAGGCAAAGCTTCTATGATAATTACAGTTCGTTTTTTTCCCTGTTTGTGCTTAACGTATATGAAGTATACCAGTACTACAATACATCTAGATTTGGATATGGATAAAGGACATCATTGCAGCTGTAAATTTCCCGCTATTAAGAAACTGAGTAACATGGAGTCGTTTTATAAAGCTATAGCTCGTGTTAAGACAACAATGAAAGCAGCGGAATTCTTCAAAAGTACCGTCACAAAGCTGTGTTTGTATATAGACGTTAAAGTACTGGAAATCTcgaaagtattacaaatgtacaTACCAACTGTCATAGTGaacatattaaaaacaatatattcaCAGTTTCAGACAGAACGAGGCAGCTATGGAGATGCTattaaatatcatattttgagAGCATCAGTTAGAAGTATTTCTCTCATAAACTTGTACTAAATTTCCGACATCTTATTAAGAATCTCTTCGTCCTCTAGGATAAAACGATTTTATGGCCTGGCAGTAAAAAAGGGCTTGTCCAATTGCTTGCATACCATCCTTTGTATGAACGTCCTTTAACAAAAGGGCTTTGATGCATGCATTCAACAACACGCACAAAGACATTAATAAAGTCTGTGTTCCTGAGGTGGTTGACAAGCATCCTCAGAGTCCTGTATGTTATATGGGTAGTCCTAAAAGGCAGGATGCAGCAGTATTAAAATGATGAACATGAAAAAACATAATTCGGAACttttaaaagttgaaaacatTTTAGCCGCACCAACTGTTTTGTAATGAGTTGATGccttaaaatgacaaataagtgttaaagtcaacatgaaatttcTCAATGCTGATTCCTGGTCTTACTGTGTACAAACTATTAGTGCAACTTATTACGTAGGCCTATAAAAACTTGTAATCATATTTTATCAGAAAATGATAAATGGCCAATTCCAGCCCAATTATATCAAATCCCACCTTacatttttctcatttaatATTCTGGTTTAAAATGGCTTAAGGGTGATgattcatgttgactttaacaactcatttaaaaaaaacacttacaaGGACGTGGTCATATTCTTACAAGTTAATGTGTCATGTGCAGAAACAGTTAGGAAAAGCAGCACTTCCATTAAGGCCAAACTTAAAAGTAATGTCACTCACTTTTCCTGGTCTGTGAGACACACCTACAATAAGCTGGTGAAAGCAGTCAGCAGGGCATGGGTCTAAAGTTCAACCCTCAATGAATTTCTGGAAAGGGTAAGCATCGTGTAACTTGGATGGGCAATATTTGGAAAAGGTAGAGTGAACAGAGCACCACATTCTTGGGTATGACAGCGCTGCATGTATTGTACTCTAGTCAGTAATGTTAGACCTCTCCATAATATTAGGCCAGTATAACAGCAAAGAAAGTGATGAGATCTACcattaattttatttacattcaccATTCTACTTACAGTATGGATCAAGTATTGACTGCACAGGTCCTGAACCACAAAGTTTCCTGCTATTATATAAAACTTTACAGACCAGATTAAATAAATTCACAAAAGCAATGTTCTTTTCTGTGCTGACATCCTGTTTGAAGAAATAGTAAGTTGGGGCTAGAAATGTTAATgacttgattttattttaagacaCAATGCCTAATCACCATTTGCTACTTGCCGTTACTGGTTGGTAGCAAGTGACATCATGGAGGTCCATGATTACAATTACTGGCAGGTTGACTgtgcatacagtataataaaaagTCATCTTTTTAGTTTAGTCTATTAGTTTAGTTCACACCTTTTAGAAAAAATAGGCACAGATCGACTATAAGAAATTagaattataaatgtataaatttaaCTTGAATTATTTTCTCAAAATGCCTGAATAGCCATTAATGAGGATACATGCTTTTTGACTGAATAATAATAGACTAGCTTGGCATGAGGGGAGGGGACTTCTAGAAAACATTTGTTGGCCAAAATTGGTAGGTTCCTGTGCAGAACGCGATGGCCTCAAAATTTTGGTCCATTTTtccagaaaatacattttaaatatgtatatatttgaaacaaaaaaggGGTACGCTACCATATGTATGGCTTGAAAGCTGACAGGCGCAGAATAAATTGTGGGTTTTGTGGGCTCTAAGCAGAACTTAAGTAATATAGACAGTTTACACTAGTGCTGTCACGATATCGACATTTCCAAAAATCTTTGCGGCTGCAATTGTATCACGGTATCTATAAtcgtatatattttttaataaatgatgctaccagtcaaattcatctttaattttgtgttttgtcttttatttgggCAAAGAATCACACATATTTAcggagacagagaaagagttcGCAACCATTGTGACTCTTAAGGCAGTTTACGATATTACGGTATGTGTGGAATTTACATAATATTGATAATCATGGGGGGtatatcacggttattgccaataccggtatattgtgacaccctaGTATACAGTATAGTTTTAGTTCATTACACAACATACACTCCCATATTATTAGATTAAACAAATGAAACTGAGTTTAGTTGAAACTACATTAGTTAGAAATTTGATCTCTCCCATATCTAAATGTGGTGCTTTGAACAACTCGTCATAATCGGTACAACTTGCTCTCTATCCACAGATCCATGAACCAATAGAATTGACCAATCTTCATGGTGTTAGACCCCGAAAGTGGCCACTAACTAATGTATTAGCCAACTAACATTAAAAACCATTTGTAAAATGTTAccttaaaagaaaaaagcatttaTAATATTGCACGTACCGTTAATCTCacagagaaaaaatatttagtttgataaagaaatgaatacttATTACTAGTTTTGTATGTAAGCATTATTCTTACTACATGCATGCTACAAGGAGTGTGTACCAGACATGCATCACAGAAGTAGTAGTATTTCCTATCACTTACAAAAGCTATTCGAGGAAACGTAACTTTCACACAACTTTCATTTAAATTCTCCAGCATTATATTACGAGCAGGATGCACCATGAAATGGCACTGAAATGTAAAAACGAACGTAAAAATGCATCAAACAGCGGCAGTGAATTGTATCTTTGGTGACCTGACTTAGTGAGCTAGTGTTTTGCTGTTGTTGGCTGCTATGTCTCAGTAAAAATATCTACACTCCTGCAACCCACATCAGTGCTTGTAGGGTTAGATCCTTTCTCATACACATGGAATGCTATGAAGTCTTACGATGCTGGGAATAGGAAGTGACGGGAAAAATTACACAATGGAGGAAAGCTGGTCATGCGGCACAGTGGAACGAAGAAGTTGGAAACCACGTCTAGGTCGGTTAACTCTGACATGGAACACATAGAGATATCTTAGCACGCTGGCAGAGAAAGAGATGTCATACAGAAAACAGGCCTTGTAGTGGCCATTCCAGGCCTCCGAGGTTGGTCGTGCATCTATTTCTCCGTCACAAGATGGAATGTAAAATGTCTATAGGTACCGCacacaatatgcttttgttgcTGGCAGGACAGGCAAAGTGTGTGCTTTCGCAGAGAAATACATCCTCCTTTGTTATTCCTCTTGAGTACATGTTCTCATTTTATATGCCACTGATCAAGTGGAGTGACAAAATTGCTGTTTTGACCAGATACAAACTCAGGTTGTACTACACTTAGGTTGGCAGTGAATGGAGGAATGGGCGTCAGGAATTGGTACCTCTATGCTACGCTTGTATCTATTGGTTAGGCTACTGTTTGGCTACTGTTGCAAGCAGAACAACCACTGGAACAGTCACACAGATAAGACAGACTCCATGCAGACACTGAACACAGGGATGCAGAACAACGCCCCCCACCAGTCAAGTTATCCACAACTGGGGGAGGAGCGAGAAGGAAATGGGATGGAATGATGAACCGGTCTTCGTCATTGATCCTTCACTCAAACTGACTTCTTTCAGTTCTCCTGTCTTGAAACACTCGAGTTGGGCCTCTGAAGCCTTCAAAACTAGGGTGTGTAATTCCCTACTCAAAGCTCTTCTTTCTACCTCCTATGGAAAGGCAGTTCGAAGTTACACATCTGTAAGCATTTTGGTGATGTTAACGTAGTTGGTGTTGGTAAGGGTGCAGTTGCCGGTCTTGATGTTCTCCTCTCGGAAATCCTCAGTGCTGTTGTTAACGACCTCTTGGATTTCCATGTAGTCGGATTTGCTCATGGTTGACCCACTGCGGCTCTTTTTCAGGTCCTCTGAGGAATCTATCTTAGGGACGCTGGTCACATTGAGGTACTGCGCCTGCTCTTCACCTTCAGTCTCTCTGTGGTAGAAGTAGTTGAAGTTTGAGACTATGACGGGCACGGGCAAGGCGATGGTCAACACACCGGCGATAGCGCACAGGGATCCTACGATTTTCCCCCCAATGGTAGTTGGAACCATGTCACCGTACCCCACTGTCGTCATGGATACGACTGCCCACCAGAAGGCATCAGGGATGCTTACAAACTGCGAGTCTGGCTCGTCTGCTTCTGCAAAGTAGACGGCACTAGAAAACAGGATGACTCCGATGAAGAGAAAGAAGATGAGCAGCCCAAGCTCCCTCATGCTGGCCTTGAGCGTTTGGCCGAGGATTTGCAGGCCTTTCGAGTGCCGAGAAAGTTTGAAGATCCTGAAGACTCGTACTAATCTGATGACCCTCAATATGGCAAGTGACATGGCTTGCTGTCCTTGTTGACCGTCCTCTGGCTTCTCCGCTAGCTCAGTGCCCAAGGTGATAAAGTAAGGTATTATAGCCACAATATCAATGATGTTCATTATATTGACAAAGAAGCCTGCTTTACTGGGACACGCAAAGAACCGCACCAAGAACTCAAAGGAGAACCAAATGATGCAAAGGGTTTCCAGGATGAAGAAAGGGTCAGTAAAGT
Proteins encoded:
- the kcna2b gene encoding potassium voltage-gated channel subfamily A member 2b — protein: MTVATADPVDEAAALPGQPQDTYDPETDHECCERVVINISGLRFETQLKTLSQFPETLLGDPKKRMRYFDPLRNEYFFDRNRPSFDAILYYYQSGGRLRRPVNVTLDIFSEEIRFYELGEEAIEIFREDEGFIKEEEKLLPENEFQRQVWLLFEYPESSGPARIIAIISVMVILISIVSFCLETLPIFRNEEMEMQKAYTSNSNSTIYYTSTYFTDPFFILETLCIIWFSFEFLVRFFACPSKAGFFVNIMNIIDIVAIIPYFITLGTELAEKPEDGQQGQQAMSLAILRVIRLVRVFRIFKLSRHSKGLQILGQTLKASMRELGLLIFFLFIGVILFSSAVYFAEADEPDSQFVSIPDAFWWAVVSMTTVGYGDMVPTTIGGKIVGSLCAIAGVLTIALPVPVIVSNFNYFYHRETEGEEQAQYLNVTSVPKIDSSEDLKKSRSGSTMSKSDYMEIQEVVNNSTEDFREENIKTGNCTLTNTNYVNITKMLTDV